One stretch of Flavobacterium sp. 9 DNA includes these proteins:
- a CDS encoding winged helix-turn-helix domain-containing protein, whose protein sequence is MENNKKYSIEVRLWIEETEGPFLGIGKIWLLENIRKTGSITNAAKEMKMAYRQAWQLVEEMNQRAESPLVEKLLGGKGGGGAKLTEAGEKAITIFYEVEKRIKDFALKETQNLKF, encoded by the coding sequence ATGGAGAATAACAAAAAATACTCTATTGAAGTCCGTCTCTGGATTGAAGAAACTGAAGGTCCATTTTTAGGAATTGGAAAAATCTGGTTGCTCGAAAATATTCGGAAAACGGGATCCATTACAAACGCTGCAAAAGAAATGAAAATGGCTTACAGACAAGCCTGGCAATTAGTTGAAGAAATGAATCAGCGCGCCGAAAGTCCTTTGGTAGAAAAATTACTTGGCGGAAAAGGCGGCGGTGGCGCAAAACTCACTGAAGCCGGAGAAAAAGCAATAACTATTTTCTATGAAGTCGAAAAGCGTATTAAAGATTTTGCTTTAAAAGAAACTCAGAATTTGAAATTTTAA
- a CDS encoding thioredoxin family protein gives MKSIVAKALFHSYSYAEYRKLVTDLLSEGKSTGNEQSESLTHYTSLNEVRMNRLEKTIKISEEVISKLQNLDNHYIWLVISEGWCGDAAQILPILEKMAHESNKKIDLRIVLRDQNDDLMNHYLTNGGRAIPKLIVICKEAGIVRADWGPRPKGATELMTNYKKEFGVIDEKIKTDLQLWYLADKGVSVQKELVEIMENIKYNRL, from the coding sequence ATGAAAAGTATTGTAGCCAAAGCATTATTCCACAGTTATTCTTATGCAGAATATAGAAAATTAGTTACCGATTTATTGTCTGAAGGAAAATCAACAGGAAACGAACAATCTGAAAGTTTAACGCATTATACAAGCCTGAATGAAGTCAGAATGAATCGGTTAGAAAAAACAATCAAGATTTCTGAAGAGGTAATTTCAAAACTACAAAACTTAGACAATCATTATATTTGGCTTGTAATATCTGAAGGTTGGTGCGGAGACGCTGCTCAAATACTGCCTATTCTTGAGAAAATGGCGCATGAATCCAATAAAAAGATTGATCTTAGAATTGTACTTCGCGACCAGAATGACGATTTGATGAATCATTATCTAACGAATGGCGGAAGAGCAATACCAAAACTTATCGTAATTTGTAAAGAAGCCGGAATTGTTCGTGCGGATTGGGGACCAAGACCAAAAGGAGCTACTGAATTAATGACAAACTATAAAAAAGAATTTGGAGTTATTGATGAAAAAATCAAAACCGATTTGCAATTATGGTATCTGGCAGATAAAGGAGTTTCTGTTCAGAAAGAATTGGTTGAAATAATGGAGAATATCAAATATAACCGATTATAA
- a CDS encoding DUF3098 domain-containing protein produces the protein MKNNTNNTEKPQKQEFLFDGINYKILLIGIGVIALGFILMSGGGSDNPNVFNEDVFSFRRIRLAPTTVLIGFGITIYSIFKKSK, from the coding sequence ATGAAAAACAATACTAATAATACAGAAAAACCGCAAAAACAAGAATTCCTTTTTGACGGTATCAACTACAAAATTCTTTTAATTGGAATTGGAGTTATCGCCTTAGGTTTTATCCTAATGTCTGGTGGAGGAAGCGATAATCCGAATGTTTTTAATGAAGATGTTTTTAGTTTTAGACGTATTCGTTTAGCTCCAACAACTGTTTTGATTGGTTTTGGAATCACTATTTATTCTATTTTCAAAAAATCTAAGTAG
- the frr gene encoding ribosome recycling factor, producing MTEEIEFILDSTEESMNGSIAHLEKEFLNIRAGKASPAMLGSVFVDYYGSATPLSQVSKISVPDARTITLQPFEKNMLQVIEKAIMIANIGFNPMNNGDVIIISVPPLTEERRRDLAKQAKSEAEDAKIGVRNVRKDANTDIKKLEKEGTSEDICKSAEEEVQNLTNTYIKKIDELLAAKEAEIMKV from the coding sequence ATGACTGAAGAAATAGAATTTATATTAGATAGTACAGAAGAATCAATGAATGGTTCTATTGCGCATTTAGAGAAAGAATTCCTTAATATTCGTGCAGGAAAAGCTTCTCCGGCAATGTTAGGAAGTGTTTTTGTAGATTACTACGGTTCTGCAACACCACTTTCGCAAGTGTCAAAAATTAGCGTTCCTGATGCAAGAACAATTACTTTACAGCCTTTTGAAAAAAATATGCTGCAGGTTATTGAAAAAGCAATTATGATTGCAAACATTGGTTTTAACCCAATGAATAATGGTGATGTAATTATCATCAGTGTTCCGCCTTTGACAGAAGAACGTCGTAGAGATCTTGCTAAACAAGCAAAATCTGAGGCCGAAGACGCAAAAATTGGTGTTCGTAACGTACGTAAAGATGCGAATACTGATATTAAAAAATTAGAAAAAGAAGGAACTTCAGAAGATATCTGTAAATCTGCAGAAGAAGAAGTTCAGAACTTAACAAATACTTATATCAAAAAAATTGACGAATTATTAGCAGCAAAAGAAGCTGAAATAATGAAAGTATAA
- a CDS encoding undecaprenyl-diphosphate phosphatase, protein MNTLQAIILAIIEGITEFLPISSTGHMIIASSFFGIAHDDFTKLFTIVIQLGAILSVVVLYFKRFFQTLDFYFKLLVAFIPAVVLGLLLSDFIDGLLENPVTVAISLLIGGLILLKVDEWFNKPNTAETSQEITYLQAFKIGLFQCLAMIPGVSRSGASIVGGMSQKLSRTTAAEFSFFLAVPTMLGATVKKCYDYYKAGFELSHDQINLLVIGNVVAFIVALLAIKSFIGFLTKNGFKVFGYYRIIAGIILLLIHFFIHPLTII, encoded by the coding sequence ATGAATACATTACAAGCTATCATTCTTGCCATTATTGAAGGAATTACAGAATTTTTACCTATTTCTTCAACTGGTCATATGATTATTGCCTCTTCTTTTTTTGGAATTGCACACGACGATTTTACCAAACTTTTTACAATTGTAATTCAACTTGGTGCTATACTTTCGGTAGTTGTTTTATATTTTAAACGTTTTTTTCAAACGCTTGATTTTTACTTTAAACTTTTGGTAGCATTTATTCCGGCAGTAGTTTTAGGATTGTTGCTAAGCGATTTTATTGATGGTTTATTAGAAAATCCCGTTACTGTTGCAATATCTCTTTTAATAGGAGGATTAATTTTATTGAAAGTTGACGAATGGTTCAATAAACCAAATACAGCAGAAACTTCGCAAGAAATCACGTATTTACAAGCTTTTAAAATTGGATTATTTCAATGTTTAGCAATGATTCCGGGAGTTTCAAGAAGTGGTGCAAGTATTGTTGGAGGTATGTCTCAGAAATTATCAAGAACAACAGCTGCAGAATTTTCATTTTTTCTTGCCGTTCCAACAATGTTGGGTGCAACAGTAAAAAAATGTTACGATTATTATAAAGCCGGATTTGAATTATCTCACGATCAAATTAACTTATTAGTTATTGGAAACGTTGTAGCATTTATTGTAGCTCTTTTGGCTATTAAATCATTCATAGGTTTCTTAACTAAAAATGGTTTTAAAGTTTTTGGCTATTATAGAATAATCGCAGGAATCATTTTATTATTGATTCACTTTTTCATTCATCCTCTTACGATTATATAA
- a CDS encoding molybdopterin-dependent oxidoreductase: protein MKTKNFFFILFIAFTCVMCNSSKKEDKIIIEKTTSTEKEHHHALTAADSLKLVNHEIEVKGDVEFPLQLTVDSLQKMKVATISNFKIIGKDGTVKKDDKICKGVLLKDILEKAKIKQNGHKDRNFYIVARASDDYKATFSWAEIFNNPTGENTYVLFEENGKPVKSGEMILICKNDIKTGPRHVYWLRSIKVYRVE, encoded by the coding sequence ATGAAAACAAAAAACTTTTTCTTCATTCTCTTCATTGCATTTACTTGTGTAATGTGTAATTCTTCAAAAAAAGAAGATAAAATTATTATCGAAAAAACTACTTCTACAGAAAAAGAACATCATCACGCACTTACTGCCGCTGATAGTCTAAAACTTGTAAATCATGAAATCGAAGTAAAAGGCGATGTCGAATTTCCACTACAATTAACAGTTGATTCTTTGCAAAAAATGAAAGTTGCCACAATTTCAAATTTCAAAATAATTGGAAAAGATGGTACTGTCAAAAAAGACGATAAAATCTGCAAAGGTGTTCTTTTGAAAGACATTTTAGAGAAAGCCAAAATCAAACAAAACGGTCATAAAGATCGAAATTTCTACATCGTCGCAAGAGCTTCAGATGATTATAAAGCTACTTTTTCATGGGCCGAAATTTTCAATAATCCCACCGGAGAAAACACGTATGTTCTTTTTGAAGAAAACGGAAAACCAGTCAAAAGTGGCGAAATGATTCTGATTTGTAAAAACGATATTAAAACCGGTCCACGTCACGTTTATTGGCTTAGAAGTATTAAGGTTTATAGAGTTGAGTAA
- a CDS encoding DUF5686 family protein — MKLFCFLTLFFTLSIQAQFQINGIVTDSNNKPLPFATITTSDNINTITDVDGKFDFKIAEKTTTFAVSYIGFQTKIIAIIANKKFYAISLSQKTDDLKEVVVSNENPALTIIKKVIANKNKNNPQKRLNSFEYKTYNKLIVTANPDSIDGRIDSSAAYKDFNKKEINIDSSDYKFKEIISKQHLFQTEKVSQYQFGDHKLKETVLGTKIAGFKQPIYEIIAFNLQSISIYDSKYELFETKYENPISNSATSNYNYKLLDTVNIKGRETYMIYFKNKQKRKSSGLEGVLYIDQENFAVAKAVMRIKGVLDISGIHEFEYVPEEKIWFQSNTTFKIVKGKNDDDIKILGGTIQFDGDVEDNFEPRKKSASDFTYLLSESNNFDIHYNTTNPIKNPALYIEIKDDASKKPEEFWNTYRKESLDLKSQKTYLLLDSLSVKKRIEKRLGLGRKIINGYFPIGPVDLDLKKIISYNNYEGFRLGLGGITNDRFSKSFRIEGYSAYGTKDGEVKYSIGSGVLLDKSTNTWLNGSYTDDVREIASTVFAVDKRVFKIYDPRPINISTFYQYSSWKANVQTKIIPKTEAILELSRTFVQPEFDYLFNLNGKLYSNYIMTTAMLSIVWAPFSDFMQTPTGRNESEKRFPRFTFQYTQSLPNVLENDFNFGKIDFKTEYEKKYLNGQKTSLLLQGGYAMGDVPITHLYNTMPNNLTKETVIQRITFAGRNSFETMYFNEFFSSQYIFFQIKHGFDRITIFKKVRPSLVLVTRMAWGNMENPQQHVGPTYKTLDKGFFESGIELNKIFKGFGLGGFYRYGPNQLLKFEDNIAVKISYVLDLGL, encoded by the coding sequence ATGAAACTATTTTGTTTTTTGACTTTGTTCTTTACGCTTAGCATTCAGGCGCAATTTCAAATAAACGGAATTGTAACGGATTCAAACAATAAGCCTCTTCCTTTTGCTACAATTACAACTTCAGACAACATCAACACAATTACAGATGTTGATGGAAAATTTGATTTTAAAATAGCCGAAAAGACAACCACTTTTGCCGTTTCATACATTGGTTTTCAAACAAAAATCATTGCAATTATTGCAAACAAAAAATTTTATGCCATCTCGCTTTCTCAAAAAACAGATGATTTAAAAGAAGTTGTTGTTTCTAATGAAAATCCTGCTTTGACGATTATAAAAAAGGTTATCGCCAATAAAAACAAAAACAATCCGCAAAAAAGGCTCAATAGTTTTGAATACAAAACCTACAACAAACTTATTGTAACTGCCAATCCGGATTCTATCGATGGCAGGATTGATTCGTCTGCAGCTTATAAAGATTTCAATAAAAAAGAAATCAATATCGATTCCTCCGATTATAAGTTTAAAGAAATTATAAGCAAACAGCATTTATTTCAAACCGAAAAAGTTTCTCAATATCAATTTGGAGATCATAAACTTAAAGAAACTGTTCTGGGAACCAAAATTGCCGGTTTTAAACAGCCTATTTATGAAATCATAGCATTCAATTTACAATCAATATCTATTTATGATTCTAAATATGAATTGTTTGAAACCAAGTATGAAAACCCGATTTCTAACAGTGCAACTTCAAATTACAATTATAAATTACTGGATACTGTAAACATAAAAGGTCGTGAGACTTATATGATTTACTTTAAAAACAAACAAAAAAGAAAATCATCAGGTTTAGAAGGCGTTTTGTATATCGATCAGGAAAATTTTGCTGTCGCCAAAGCTGTAATGCGAATAAAAGGCGTTCTGGACATTAGCGGAATTCATGAATTTGAATATGTCCCAGAAGAAAAAATCTGGTTTCAGAGCAACACAACTTTCAAAATTGTAAAAGGAAAGAATGACGATGATATTAAAATTTTAGGCGGAACCATTCAGTTTGACGGTGATGTTGAAGATAATTTTGAACCGAGAAAAAAATCAGCTTCTGATTTTACCTATTTACTTTCTGAAAGTAATAATTTCGACATTCATTACAACACAACCAATCCTATAAAAAATCCGGCGCTTTATATCGAAATAAAGGACGATGCAAGCAAAAAACCGGAAGAATTCTGGAATACTTACAGAAAAGAAAGTTTGGACTTAAAAAGCCAAAAAACATACTTATTATTAGACAGTCTTTCTGTTAAGAAGAGAATTGAAAAACGTTTAGGCCTTGGACGAAAAATCATCAATGGTTATTTCCCAATTGGACCTGTTGATTTGGATCTGAAAAAAATAATTAGTTACAATAATTACGAAGGTTTTCGTCTTGGTTTAGGCGGAATCACAAATGATCGTTTTTCTAAGAGTTTTAGAATCGAAGGATATTCTGCTTACGGAACTAAAGATGGCGAAGTTAAATACAGTATTGGCTCTGGAGTTTTACTTGACAAAAGTACCAACACTTGGCTAAACGGATCTTACACAGATGATGTTCGGGAGATTGCGAGTACCGTCTTTGCAGTTGACAAACGTGTCTTTAAAATTTACGATCCGCGACCAATCAACATTAGTACTTTTTACCAATATAGTAGCTGGAAAGCAAATGTTCAGACGAAAATTATTCCGAAAACCGAAGCTATTTTAGAATTATCCCGAACTTTTGTTCAGCCCGAATTTGATTATCTTTTTAATCTAAACGGAAAATTATATTCCAACTATATCATGACTACGGCAATGTTGTCAATAGTTTGGGCACCTTTTAGCGATTTCATGCAAACGCCAACAGGAAGAAATGAATCAGAAAAAAGATTTCCAAGATTTACCTTTCAGTACACGCAATCACTTCCAAATGTTCTGGAAAATGATTTTAACTTTGGCAAAATAGATTTCAAAACCGAGTACGAAAAAAAATATCTAAACGGTCAAAAAACCAGTTTGCTACTTCAGGGAGGTTACGCAATGGGAGATGTTCCAATTACACATTTATACAACACAATGCCTAATAACCTTACCAAAGAAACCGTTATTCAGCGTATTACTTTTGCGGGTAGAAACAGTTTTGAAACCATGTATTTTAATGAGTTTTTCTCGAGCCAATATATATTTTTCCAAATAAAACATGGCTTTGACCGAATTACAATATTCAAAAAAGTACGCCCATCTTTAGTTTTAGTAACCAGAATGGCGTGGGGAAATATGGAAAATCCGCAACAACATGTTGGACCAACCTACAAAACCTTAGACAAAGGTTTCTTTGAATCCGGAATTGAATTAAACAAGATTTTCAAAGGTTTTGGTCTCGGCGGATTTTATCGTTATGGTCCAAATCAGCTCTTAAAATTTGAAGATAATATTGCTGTCAAAATATCTTATGTTCTTGATTTAGGATTGTAA
- the pyrH gene encoding UMP kinase: MKYKRILLKLSGEALMGDLQYGIDPKRLAEYAEEIKQIHSKGVEIAIVIGGGNIFRGVAGASAGMDRVQGDYMGMLATVINGMALQGALEDRGMKTRLQTALKMESIAEPYIKRRADRHLEKGRIVIFGAGTGNPYFTTDTAAVLRGIEINADVILKGTRVDGVYDCDPEKNASAVKFDFISFDDVLKKGLNVMDTTAFTLSQENKLPIVVFDMNKIGNLLKICEGENIGTVVNV, encoded by the coding sequence ATGAAATATAAAAGAATTCTTCTAAAACTTAGCGGCGAAGCCTTAATGGGTGATTTACAATACGGAATTGACCCTAAAAGATTAGCCGAATATGCTGAAGAAATTAAGCAAATTCACAGTAAAGGAGTAGAAATTGCTATTGTTATTGGAGGAGGAAATATTTTTAGAGGCGTTGCCGGTGCAAGTGCTGGTATGGATAGAGTACAAGGCGATTATATGGGAATGCTTGCAACCGTAATTAACGGAATGGCTTTACAAGGCGCACTTGAAGACAGAGGAATGAAAACGCGTTTACAAACTGCTTTGAAAATGGAATCTATTGCTGAACCATATATTAAAAGAAGAGCAGATCGTCACCTTGAAAAAGGAAGAATCGTAATTTTTGGAGCCGGAACCGGAAATCCATATTTCACAACTGATACTGCAGCTGTTTTAAGAGGAATCGAAATCAATGCTGATGTAATCCTAAAAGGAACTCGTGTTGATGGTGTTTACGATTGTGATCCTGAAAAAAATGCTTCGGCAGTAAAATTTGATTTCATTTCGTTTGACGATGTTCTTAAAAAAGGACTTAATGTAATGGATACAACTGCTTTCACCCTAAGCCAGGAAAACAAATTGCCAATCGTTGTTTTTGACATGAACAAAATTGGTAACCTTTTGAAAATCTGTGAAGGCGAAAACATAGGAACAGTAGTTAATGTATAA
- the truB gene encoding tRNA pseudouridine(55) synthase TruB, whose translation MTTEEYLDGQVLLIDKPLKWSSFQAVNKLKYLLINKVGLPKKFKIGHAGTLDPLATGLLLICTGKFTKRISELQGQAKEYTGTFYIGATTPSYDLETEIDETFPTSHIDEALIHETVKQFLGEIDQKPPIFSAIKKDGVRLYEHARAGETVEIASRKTTIHEFEITRIALPEIDFRVVCSKGTYIRSLAFDFGKAMNSGSHLTVLRRTKIGDYDVKNAIDITLFEESLNLK comes from the coding sequence ATGACAACTGAAGAATATTTAGACGGACAAGTTTTATTGATTGACAAACCTTTAAAATGGAGTTCGTTTCAAGCTGTCAATAAATTAAAATACCTTTTGATCAATAAAGTTGGACTTCCAAAAAAGTTCAAAATTGGTCACGCCGGAACTTTAGATCCTTTGGCAACCGGATTATTATTGATTTGTACAGGAAAATTCACCAAAAGAATTTCGGAGCTTCAAGGTCAAGCCAAAGAATATACGGGAACTTTTTATATTGGAGCCACTACTCCATCTTATGATTTGGAAACTGAAATCGATGAGACTTTTCCAACTTCTCATATTGATGAAGCTTTAATTCACGAAACGGTAAAACAATTTCTAGGCGAAATTGATCAAAAACCACCTATTTTTTCTGCGATTAAAAAAGATGGCGTTCGTTTATACGAACATGCCCGCGCAGGAGAAACGGTAGAAATTGCAAGCAGAAAAACAACCATTCACGAATTTGAAATTACCCGAATTGCATTACCCGAAATTGATTTCAGAGTAGTTTGCAGTAAAGGAACTTATATTCGTTCTCTGGCTTTTGATTTTGGAAAAGCGATGAATTCAGGTTCGCACTTAACGGTTTTACGCCGAACTAAAATTGGCGATTATGACGTAAAAAATGCGATTGATATTACTTTATTTGAAGAAAGTCTTAATCTGAAATAA
- a CDS encoding TonB-dependent receptor, protein MKLQLYILLLFISFKSFSQAKDSIKDPDNIKKEELNEVVITASRRSEKIMRSPISIEQLKSAEAKKMGSPSIYEALENVKGVQIITPSLGFKVINTRGFANSTNVRFAQLVDGIDNQAPHLGAPIANALGANDLDIDKIEIIPGTAAALYGMNAINGLANIQTKNPFEYQGISIQQLTGVNHVGNIDRFSPKLYSQFNLRIAKVFNEKLAFKINASATGGTDWIADDRTDLAPNANASTNLYGADNPAYDEVNGYGNESANRKTLNLNGKNYVVARTGYRETDISDYDIKNYKADVGFYFRPKQGNELAVTYKTALINTIYQRSNRFRLDNYTLNQFAVDYHTPIFQIKAYATTENTGDSYNMRSLAENMDRAYKSDDKWFADYSTAYKNAITNGASVADAHKIARSTSDQGRFQPGTPTYEEKKNELVNINNWDIGAALRVKSTLVHGEGLINWDKAFSSFFEKIETKLLSGFDYRNYIIVPDGNYFINPVNTSKNLTYQKTGAFTQLTKDFFQEKLRLGATIRMDKSDYFDVKFTPQFTAVYSPKETISFRASYQNGYRFPSIFEGFSNVNSGGVKRVGGLRIMSDGIFENSYTKASIDKFQSQVNSDVNTLGITQAQAIEKNKNTIQKNPYTYLQPEFVKSFEFGFKTITLNKNLFIDADFYYNSYKNFIAQVEASIPNTTDPDKIPTALYSKNTQNRYRLWTNSKSKIYNYGGSLGLKYRIDETFTALTNLTYTKLDRTDDKDGLEDGFNTPEFNVNGTLMAQNIWRNLGVSATARYQTNFDYVSFLVSGTVPAYWSMDAQVNYNFRKTCLTTKLGGTNILNKPYTSILGGPSIGGLYYLSLVWESKKI, encoded by the coding sequence ATGAAATTACAACTTTACATATTACTGCTTTTTATAAGTTTCAAAAGCTTTTCTCAAGCAAAAGATTCTATAAAAGATCCCGATAACATCAAAAAAGAAGAATTAAATGAAGTCGTAATTACAGCTTCCCGCAGATCCGAAAAAATAATGCGTTCTCCTATAAGTATCGAGCAATTAAAATCGGCGGAAGCCAAAAAAATGGGATCGCCAAGTATTTATGAAGCGCTTGAAAACGTAAAAGGCGTTCAGATAATAACCCCAAGCTTGGGTTTTAAGGTTATTAATACAAGAGGTTTTGCCAATTCGACTAATGTAAGATTTGCGCAATTGGTTGACGGAATTGATAATCAGGCGCCACATTTGGGCGCTCCAATTGCCAATGCACTTGGCGCAAATGATCTCGATATTGACAAAATAGAAATTATTCCGGGAACTGCGGCGGCTTTGTACGGAATGAATGCCATTAATGGTTTGGCAAATATTCAGACCAAAAATCCTTTTGAATATCAAGGCATAAGTATTCAGCAATTGACTGGCGTAAATCACGTTGGAAATATTGATCGGTTTTCACCGAAATTATATTCGCAATTTAATTTGCGTATTGCGAAAGTGTTCAATGAAAAATTGGCTTTCAAAATAAATGCTTCGGCAACCGGAGGAACAGATTGGATTGCAGATGACAGAACCGATTTGGCCCCAAATGCAAATGCTTCAACCAATTTATATGGTGCAGATAATCCGGCTTATGACGAAGTAAATGGTTATGGAAATGAATCGGCAAACAGAAAAACCCTGAACTTAAACGGTAAAAATTATGTTGTTGCCAGAACTGGTTATCGTGAAACTGATATTTCTGATTATGATATTAAAAACTACAAGGCTGATGTTGGTTTTTACTTTCGACCAAAACAAGGAAACGAATTAGCCGTGACTTATAAAACAGCCTTAATCAATACGATTTATCAACGTTCGAATCGTTTTAGATTAGACAATTATACTTTAAATCAATTTGCGGTTGATTATCACACGCCAATTTTTCAGATAAAAGCCTATGCAACAACCGAAAATACCGGAGATTCATATAACATGCGTTCATTGGCAGAAAATATGGATCGAGCTTATAAATCTGATGACAAATGGTTTGCAGATTATTCAACGGCTTATAAAAATGCAATTACAAACGGAGCTTCTGTAGCTGATGCGCACAAAATTGCCAGGTCAACTTCTGATCAAGGAAGATTTCAACCTGGAACTCCGACTTATGAAGAAAAGAAAAACGAATTGGTCAATATAAATAATTGGGATATTGGTGCCGCTTTACGCGTAAAATCGACTTTAGTTCATGGCGAAGGATTAATTAATTGGGACAAAGCTTTCTCTTCTTTTTTCGAAAAAATAGAAACAAAATTATTGAGTGGTTTTGATTACAGAAACTACATTATTGTTCCTGACGGAAACTATTTTATCAATCCTGTAAATACTTCTAAAAACTTAACGTATCAAAAAACAGGCGCTTTTACACAGTTAACTAAAGATTTCTTTCAAGAAAAATTACGTTTAGGAGCCACAATAAGAATGGACAAATCCGATTATTTTGATGTGAAATTTACTCCGCAATTTACAGCGGTTTATTCTCCAAAAGAAACGATTAGTTTTAGAGCTTCTTACCAAAACGGATATCGTTTTCCGAGTATTTTCGAAGGTTTTTCGAATGTAAATAGCGGCGGCGTAAAACGTGTTGGCGGATTACGAATCATGTCCGATGGTATTTTTGAAAACTCTTATACCAAAGCTTCAATCGACAAATTTCAATCGCAGGTAAACAGCGATGTAAATACTCTTGGAATAACTCAGGCGCAAGCCATTGAAAAGAACAAAAATACGATTCAAAAAAATCCGTACACTTATCTGCAACCGGAATTTGTAAAATCTTTCGAATTTGGATTTAAAACCATTACATTAAATAAAAATCTTTTTATCGATGCCGATTTTTATTACAACTCTTATAAAAATTTCATTGCTCAAGTCGAAGCCAGTATTCCAAATACAACAGATCCTGATAAGATTCCGACAGCTTTATATTCAAAAAACACGCAAAACAGATATCGTTTATGGACTAATTCTAAAAGTAAAATTTACAATTACGGAGGAAGTTTAGGTTTGAAATATCGAATCGACGAAACTTTTACGGCGCTAACAAATTTAACCTATACCAAACTTGACAGAACGGACGATAAAGATGGTCTGGAAGATGGTTTTAATACTCCGGAATTTAATGTAAACGGAACTTTAATGGCGCAAAATATCTGGCGAAATCTTGGCGTAAGCGCAACAGCACGATATCAGACAAATTTTGATTATGTGTCTTTTTTGGTCTCAGGAACCGTTCCGGCTTATTGGTCAATGGATGCGCAGGTAAATTATAATTTTAGAAAAACGTGTTTGACAACTAAATTAGGAGGAACCAATATTCTTAACAAACCTTATACTTCAATACTTGGCGGACCTTCAATTGGCGGATTATATTATTTATCATTAGTTTGGGAATCTAAGAAAATCTAA
- a CDS encoding ABC transporter permease: MSSNFDKFQKRRLISSYFSVVLSVFLVLFLLGVLGLFIINSKKLANDFKEKIAMTVFFKNEANDSVIKAFNTELKRAPFARSYAYVSKEKAAKEHTDIIGEDFLTFLGENPLLNSYDIHLKADYVERDSISKIESTLRQNTMIEDIVYDKQLVNLVNDNIKKVSMWILIISGFLAIIAVLLINSSLRLSIHSNRFIIKTMQMVGATKSFIRKPFVMRSVKLGMLGAGLAIIALIALLLYVESNFPGLGILEDKALIGLVLLAVFGLGVLITWVSTHFATQRFLNLRTDDLY; encoded by the coding sequence ATGAGTTCTAACTTTGATAAATTTCAAAAGCGCAGGTTAATTTCCTCTTATTTTTCGGTTGTATTAAGTGTTTTCTTGGTTTTATTCCTTTTAGGAGTACTAGGATTATTCATTATCAATTCTAAAAAATTGGCAAATGATTTTAAAGAAAAAATCGCAATGACGGTTTTCTTTAAAAATGAAGCCAATGATAGTGTGATAAAAGCATTCAACACTGAATTGAAAAGGGCGCCTTTCGCAAGATCTTATGCTTATGTTTCTAAAGAAAAAGCAGCAAAAGAACATACAGATATCATTGGAGAAGATTTCTTAACCTTTTTGGGAGAAAATCCGTTATTGAATTCATACGATATTCACTTAAAAGCTGATTATGTTGAAAGAGACAGTATTTCGAAAATCGAAAGCACTTTGAGACAAAACACTATGATCGAAGATATTGTTTATGACAAACAATTGGTAAATCTGGTAAACGACAACATCAAAAAAGTAAGTATGTGGATTTTGATTATCAGCGGTTTCCTTGCGATAATTGCGGTTTTATTAATCAATAGTTCATTACGCTTATCAATTCACTCCAACCGTTTTATCATTAAAACCATGCAAATGGTTGGCGCAACAAAATCGTTTATCCGTAAACCTTTTGTAATGCGCAGTGTAAAATTAGGAATGTTAGGTGCCGGCTTAGCTATTATCGCTTTAATTGCACTTTTACTTTATGTTGAATCAAACTTCCCGGGATTAGGAATCTTAGAAGATAAAGCATTAATTGGATTGGTATTATTAGCCGTATTTGGTTTAGGTGTTTTGATTACCTGGGTAAGTACACACTTTGCAACACAACGTTTCTTGAATTTAAGAACTGACGATCTATATTAA